Within the Candidatus Angelobacter sp. genome, the region ACCTGTTCATCCGCCATGCTGGCAAAGTGCTCACGCATCGGCAAATTCTTCGCCAGATTTGGGGACAAGGCAATGAGGAGCAGACGCATTATTTGCGCGTTTATATGGCGCACTTGCGGGAGAAACTCGAAGCCAACCCGGCGCGGCCCGTACTGTTCATTACCGAACCGGGAGTCGGGTACCGGCTGCGCGCGTTATCCGGGACATGATGGACGGGAATGCCAGGCTCGCCACTTGGGTCTGGCGCTTGCTCTTGCCGCGACCTTCGATAAACCAAACGGATCGCATTGCGCGCCAGGCAGATTGCGAGCGAGTGATTGACAATCGGGGAATTTGTGCGATTTGCAGAATCGATTGAAGTAGTTGCAGCCTAAATTGGCCTGCCTTCCTGCAGGCCAATGCGGGGGACCCAAAATCCTCAAGCAATTGAGGACGGGGCGCAGGAGTTCCGGCAACGGAATTCCAGGCCACTTTCAAGGCCCAGCCCGTCAGCTAACCTCGTCGGCAATTGGAAGGGCGATCCTCTAGGGCCGCAGGTCGCGGCACCATCTGGTCTCCCAAACTCAGAACCGCGTTGCCACTCGCGCGGCGCAGGCCGCCGGAAGTGCGCAACCACATCGGAGATCGATATGAATACAATGGTCATGTTGGGAGTGCTCTCACCTGTCGTCAGTTTGTTCGTCGTCACCATTCTCGTGGTGATGTTCATCGGGCCGTTCGTGCTCGGCGCGGTGCTGATTCAGGAACGGCAAGTGGGTATCGTCGTAAAGCGGTTTGGAACTCGCGCGCTGCCGCCCGGACGTTTGGTTGCGCTGGACGGCGAAGCCGGGTATCAAGCCGACACCCTCGCCCCGGGACTCCATTTCGGCTACTGGCGCTGGCAATATCGCATCACCAAAGAGCCTGTGACAATCGTGCCCCAGGGCGAAATTGCGCTGGTGCTCGCCGCGGATGGCGCGGCAATTCCGCCGGAGCGCATCCTCGGGAAGGTGGTTGACTGCGACAACTTCCAGGATGCCCGGAAGTTTCTGCTCAACGCTGGCGAGAAGGGTCGTCAGCTTGGCATCCTGACGGCTGGAACCTACCGCATCAACGCGGCGTTGTTCACTGTGATTACGTCGGCGACCGCGGCGGAACACGGAATGTTCCCAGAACAACTGCGGCTCCACCGTGTTGAACCGGACATGGTCGGCATCGTCACGACTCTTGACGGCCGGCCCATTGAGGCTGGCGAGATCGCCGGACCGGTCATTCCGGGCCATGACAATTTCCAGAACGCGCAGGCGTTTCTCGACGGCGGCGGGCGGCGCGGTTTGCAGGAGCAAATCCTGTTGTCCGGCACGTGGAATTTGAACCCCTGGTTTGCGCAGGTCGAACAGGTTCCCATGGTGCAGATTCCGATCGGCTATGTCGGCGTCGTCATATCGTTCGTCGGCAAGGCGCACGAAGACGTCAGCGGTGTGGAATTCAAGCATGGCGACCTGGTCAATGTCGGCCACAAAGGCGTCTGGGTGTCGCCGCTTTATCCGGGCAAACACCCAATCAATACCCGCGTGATGAAAGTCGAATTG harbors:
- a CDS encoding flotillin family protein, which codes for MVMLGVLSPVVSLFVVTILVVMFIGPFVLGAVLIQERQVGIVVKRFGTRALPPGRLVALDGEAGYQADTLAPGLHFGYWRWQYRITKEPVTIVPQGEIALVLAADGAAIPPERILGKVVDCDNFQDARKFLLNAGEKGRQLGILTAGTYRINAALFTVITSATAAEHGMFPEQLRLHRVEPDMVGIVTTLDGRPIEAGEIAGPVIPGHDNFQNAQAFLDGGGRRGLQEQILLSGTWNLNPWFAQVEQVPMVQIPIGYVGVVISFVGKAHEDVSGVEFKHGDLVNVGHKGVWVSPLYPGKHPINTRVMKVELVPTTNIVLNWASRTESHNYDAKLSSITVRSRDGFAFNLDVAQIIHVGALDAPKVISRVGSMQNLVDHVLQPIVGNYFRNSAQDYTVLDFLGARSQRQVEAAEHIRAAIGAYDVQAIDTLIGDINPPATLMETQTDRKIAEEQRKTYEVQEAAQKQRQQLVRQTSLANIQQEVVGAEQGVNIAELRANANVKQATGDAESMRLRAIGEAEAIRATGRAKAEAYRVGVESLGAQGYTVMQLMQIVGERNVRIVPDVAVSAANQSTGLVDGLLGMMLREHSAHPGP